In Xylanibacter ruminicola 23, a single genomic region encodes these proteins:
- a CDS encoding RagB/SusD family nutrient uptake outer membrane protein: MKKIYSMLFAAAAISFGATSCSDFLDEDNKTGETADLAYNTVSGIDGLIQSAYTYTHGWWGKEPSLGLAEMGSDLFYFGYDNKQKSMLKYDISAEALGSNVADNPCLDEYWEMFYAGVDVCNNALKYVPECSVIDDNKKAAYLGDAYFLRALYYSQMVAMWGPIPYNAEPINAINNNPVRVPEAEVYGNILNDLKQAMDNYKKANIMDGKSATADGRAYYYSAEALYARVALYAASWLGANAVSGYGNLYTEALNAANDVINNSGAKFYSRFSDTWNMNNEEATTNTENLFAVHYSNDLNAGRDNCVPYRFSSEGTGNFNSLITRTGYGRNGGSASLLMFVSLWNNGCDDIGPNGQKNNSIFFRMAAGKTTIKSKSTGKDVEVGKYYSPYGRGFTRYLPSLYLWQILDEIKGTDQRYNGTLLTEYRVHPDLAGNAANYPKMADQTYKTYDEAYAEDGNYFNGGVIGIQYALMDGNSAEGQALQAEAKDKYRLQFAFGGDIPVYTSGDPATALPTEGGKAKSDVYGDARYKSEKIEGRRSFPGIKKFLDDQYEEDYPTFDISHRDIMVLRLAEMYLIKAEAELATGGDALKTINQLRAARAIAGKDNSISGTVTIETILKERAIELCGEYQRWFDLKRTHTLIDHVKKYNAQASGNIALKHYYRPIPLSELESVTNRGDAAVTQDAGGVLQYSATQETMWQNPGY; this comes from the coding sequence ATGAAAAAGATATATAGTATGTTATTTGCTGCCGCTGCCATCAGCTTCGGCGCAACCTCCTGCTCCGACTTCCTGGACGAGGACAACAAGACCGGTGAGACTGCCGACCTGGCCTACAACACCGTATCGGGTATCGACGGACTCATCCAGTCGGCTTATACCTACACACACGGTTGGTGGGGTAAGGAGCCATCACTGGGTCTTGCAGAAATGGGCTCAGACCTGTTCTACTTTGGCTACGACAACAAGCAGAAGTCGATGCTGAAATACGATATCTCTGCCGAGGCTCTTGGTAGCAACGTAGCCGACAACCCTTGCTTGGACGAGTACTGGGAGATGTTCTACGCTGGCGTGGATGTATGTAACAACGCCCTGAAGTATGTGCCCGAGTGCAGCGTTATCGACGATAACAAGAAGGCCGCCTACCTGGGCGATGCTTACTTCCTGCGCGCTCTGTACTACTCTCAGATGGTAGCTATGTGGGGACCAATCCCTTACAATGCCGAGCCCATCAACGCGATTAACAACAACCCTGTTCGTGTGCCCGAGGCTGAGGTTTATGGTAACATCCTGAACGACCTGAAGCAGGCCATGGACAACTATAAGAAGGCAAACATCATGGATGGCAAGTCGGCCACTGCCGATGGTCGTGCCTACTACTATTCAGCCGAGGCCCTCTATGCCCGCGTAGCCCTCTACGCTGCATCTTGGTTGGGTGCCAATGCCGTTAGCGGTTATGGCAATCTCTATACCGAGGCTCTGAATGCTGCCAATGATGTGATCAACAACTCTGGCGCGAAGTTCTACAGCCGTTTCAGCGACACTTGGAATATGAACAATGAAGAGGCAACCACCAATACCGAGAACCTCTTTGCCGTTCACTACTCTAACGATCTGAACGCCGGTCGCGACAACTGCGTACCTTACCGTTTCTCAAGCGAGGGTACTGGCAATTTCAACTCACTCATCACCCGTACCGGTTATGGTCGTAACGGTGGTAGTGCCTCACTGCTGATGTTCGTATCACTCTGGAACAACGGTTGCGACGATATCGGTCCTAACGGACAGAAGAACAACTCTATCTTCTTCCGTATGGCAGCCGGTAAGACCACCATCAAGAGCAAGAGCACAGGTAAGGATGTTGAGGTTGGTAAGTACTACTCTCCTTACGGCCGTGGCTTCACCCGCTACCTGCCTTCACTCTATCTCTGGCAGATTCTGGATGAGATCAAGGGTACCGACCAGCGTTACAATGGCACCCTGCTCACCGAATATCGCGTACATCCCGACCTGGCTGGCAATGCTGCCAACTATCCTAAGATGGCCGATCAGACTTACAAGACCTACGACGAGGCTTACGCCGAGGATGGTAACTACTTCAACGGTGGTGTGATTGGTATCCAGTACGCCCTGATGGATGGTAACTCAGCCGAGGGTCAGGCTCTGCAGGCCGAGGCCAAGGACAAGTATCGCTTGCAGTTCGCATTCGGTGGCGACATTCCTGTTTACACCTCTGGCGATCCTGCTACAGCCCTGCCTACCGAGGGTGGAAAGGCTAAGAGCGATGTATATGGCGACGCCCGCTACAAGAGCGAGAAGATTGAAGGTCGCCGTTCGTTCCCTGGCATCAAGAAGTTCCTCGACGATCAGTACGAAGAGGATTATCCTACCTTCGATATCTCACACCGCGACATCATGGTACTGCGCTTAGCCGAGATGTACCTGATTAAGGCCGAGGCTGAGCTGGCAACAGGCGGCGATGCCCTGAAGACCATCAACCAGCTGCGTGCAGCCCGCGCCATCGCTGGCAAGGACAACAGCATCAGCGGTACTGTAACCATCGAGACTATCCTGAAGGAGCGCGCTATCGAGCTCTGCGGTGAGTACCAGCGCTGGTTCGACCTGAAGCGTACCCACACCCTGATCGACCACGTGAAGAAGTACAATGCTCAGGCAAGTGGCAACATTGCCCTGAAGCACTACTACCGTCCTATCCCACTCTCTGAGCTGGAGTCGGTTACCAACCGTGGCGACGCAGCTGTGACACAGGATGCAGGTGGTGTACTGCAGTACAGCGCAACACAGGAAACCATGTGGCAGAACCCTGGTTATTAA
- a CDS encoding glycoside hydrolase family 28 protein: MRRIVLLLLAVALVATGVAKPKKKPAVEVWPDQTVMDAWFKDTTKVDVAKLGKQYVITDFGVRRDSTVVQTKAIQAVIDRAAQEGGGVVVIPEGTFLTGALFFKQGTHLHVIGRLKGSDRIIDFPYIKTRIEGETCTYFCALVNADGLDGFTISGKGTIDGNGLNYWQEFWIRRKWNPQCTNKDAQRPRLTYVSNSTNVTIQDVHLVNSPFWTNHVYKSNHVRYLDCYIYAPTENIWEPDPTRGAPSSDAIDIDACTDVLINGCYMHVNDDAVVLKGGKGTWADKDETNGDCERILIQNCHYGKVHGCLTLGSESLHDRNVILRNCYTERADRVLWLKMRPDTPQHYEYVLVENITGHCKRFLFIHPWTQFFKPEQRDDMPLSRCNNIVMRNIQVETPTPYDVKTSDKYELVDFTIDGKPLAFAKNPVSKEQLQHMIYE; encoded by the coding sequence ATGAGAAGAATAGTGCTCTTGTTGCTTGCCGTGGCGCTGGTTGCTACGGGAGTTGCAAAACCCAAGAAGAAACCCGCCGTTGAGGTTTGGCCCGACCAGACCGTGATGGACGCGTGGTTTAAGGATACTACTAAAGTTGATGTGGCTAAGCTGGGTAAGCAGTATGTGATTACCGACTTTGGTGTGCGTCGCGATTCTACCGTGGTGCAGACCAAGGCCATCCAGGCTGTCATCGACCGTGCTGCCCAAGAGGGTGGTGGCGTGGTGGTTATCCCCGAGGGCACTTTCCTTACAGGCGCCTTGTTCTTTAAGCAGGGTACGCACCTGCATGTAATCGGACGATTGAAGGGCTCCGATCGCATCATCGATTTCCCCTATATCAAGACCCGTATCGAGGGCGAAACCTGCACCTACTTCTGTGCCCTGGTGAATGCCGACGGACTGGACGGTTTTACCATCAGTGGTAAGGGTACCATCGATGGTAACGGACTGAACTACTGGCAGGAGTTCTGGATTCGTCGCAAGTGGAACCCCCAGTGTACCAACAAGGATGCGCAGCGCCCACGACTCACCTATGTGTCGAACTCAACAAACGTCACCATTCAGGATGTGCATCTGGTTAACTCGCCCTTCTGGACTAACCATGTGTACAAGAGCAACCACGTGCGCTATCTGGATTGCTACATCTATGCCCCCACCGAGAATATCTGGGAGCCCGACCCCACACGTGGCGCGCCATCGAGCGATGCCATCGATATCGACGCCTGCACCGATGTGCTCATCAACGGCTGCTATATGCACGTGAACGATGATGCCGTGGTGCTGAAAGGCGGTAAGGGAACCTGGGCCGACAAGGACGAGACCAACGGCGATTGCGAGCGCATACTGATTCAGAACTGTCACTACGGAAAGGTACACGGCTGCCTGACGCTGGGTTCGGAGTCGCTGCACGACCGCAACGTGATTCTGCGCAACTGCTACACCGAGCGTGCCGACCGTGTGCTGTGGTTGAAAATGCGTCCCGACACGCCGCAGCACTACGAGTATGTGCTGGTTGAGAACATCACCGGTCACTGCAAGCGCTTTTTGTTTATCCACCCCTGGACACAGTTCTTTAAGCCCGAGCAGCGCGACGACATGCCGCTGTCGAGATGCAACAACATCGTGATGCGTAACATCCAGGTGGAAACCCCGACGCCTTACGACGTGAAGACATCGGATAAGTACGAGCTGGTAGATTTTACCATCGACGGCAAGCCGCTGGCCTTTGCCAAGAACCCCGTTTCGAAAGAACAACTACAACATATGATATATGAATAA
- a CDS encoding L-rhamnose isomerase yields the protein MKTELIEKAYAVAKERYAAVGVDTDAVLNQLQAQQISLHCWQTDDVVGFERNEALSGGIQTTGNYPGRARNIDEVRQDIEFVKTLLAGNHRLNLHEIYGDFGGKFVDRDQCDVEHFQSWIDWAKEQNMKLDFNSSSFSHPKSGSLTLSNPDKAIRDFWIEHTKRCRRIADAMGKAQNDPCIMNIWVHDGSKDMPVQRKKYREILAASLDEIMEEKLDGVKNCFEAKLFGIGLESYTVGSHDFYTAYCATRKQMYTIDTGHYEQTENVSDFVSTLLMYVPELMLHVSRPVRWDSDHVTIMNDQTLDLFKELVRSDALDRAHVGLDYFDASINRIGAYIIGARATQKCILQALLEPKELLRKYEDNGQNFERLALMEEAKSLPFGAVFDYFNLKNNVPVGEEFIAAIQQYEQDVTSKR from the coding sequence ATGAAAACAGAACTAATTGAAAAAGCGTATGCCGTAGCCAAAGAGCGCTACGCTGCCGTAGGCGTTGATACCGACGCCGTGTTGAACCAACTGCAGGCACAGCAGATTTCGCTGCACTGCTGGCAGACTGATGATGTAGTGGGCTTTGAGCGTAACGAGGCCCTGAGTGGTGGTATCCAAACCACTGGTAACTACCCCGGACGTGCCCGTAATATCGACGAGGTGCGCCAGGATATCGAATTTGTAAAGACCCTGCTGGCTGGTAACCACCGCCTGAACCTGCACGAGATATATGGCGACTTTGGTGGAAAGTTCGTAGATCGCGACCAGTGTGACGTGGAGCACTTCCAGAGCTGGATCGACTGGGCCAAGGAGCAGAACATGAAACTCGACTTCAACTCGTCGAGCTTCTCGCACCCCAAGAGCGGCAGTCTCACTCTTTCTAACCCCGATAAGGCCATCCGCGACTTCTGGATTGAGCACACCAAGCGTTGCCGTCGTATCGCCGATGCCATGGGTAAGGCGCAGAACGATCCCTGTATCATGAACATCTGGGTACACGATGGAAGCAAGGACATGCCCGTACAGCGCAAGAAGTACCGCGAAATCTTGGCTGCCTCGCTCGATGAGATTATGGAGGAGAAGCTGGATGGCGTAAAGAACTGCTTCGAGGCCAAACTGTTTGGTATCGGACTGGAGAGCTACACCGTGGGCAGTCATGATTTCTACACCGCCTACTGTGCTACCCGCAAGCAGATGTACACCATCGATACCGGTCACTACGAGCAGACCGAGAACGTATCCGACTTTGTATCAACCCTGCTGATGTATGTGCCCGAGCTGATGCTGCACGTAAGTCGCCCAGTACGTTGGGACTCTGACCACGTAACCATCATGAACGACCAGACACTCGACCTGTTCAAGGAGCTGGTACGTAGCGATGCGCTCGATCGTGCCCACGTGGGTCTCGACTACTTCGATGCCTCAATCAATCGTATCGGTGCTTATATCATCGGTGCCCGTGCCACGCAGAAGTGCATCCTGCAGGCCCTGTTGGAGCCAAAGGAGCTGCTGCGTAAGTACGAGGACAACGGACAGAACTTTGAGCGTCTGGCCCTGATGGAAGAGGCTAAGAGTCTGCCTTTCGGTGCTGTGTTCGACTACTTCAACCTGAAGAACAACGTGCCTGTAGGCGAGGAGTTTATCGCTGCCATCCAGCAGTACGAGCAGGATGTGACTTCAAAACGCTAA
- the rhaD gene encoding rhamnulose-1-phosphate aldolase yields the protein MEKQFNSILDGREGLKAVVDQIAEVTGYLWQKGWAERNGGNITVNVTEYMDDACKQMPAIAPVKQIGMTLPQLKGKYFYCKGTGKRMRDLAKQPMQNGSIIRICDDCASYEIIADEPVAPTSELPTHLALHNYLLETGSTYKATLHTHPIELVAMSHIQRFLKGDEMTRVLWSMIPETLAFAPLGIGIVPYAMPSSVALAEATLEQIKTHDVVLWEKHGTVAVGTDIMDAFDQTDVLCKAANIYMCAKSMGSEPDGMTDAQMKEVQDAFNLPKKRPC from the coding sequence ATGGAGAAACAGTTTAATAGCATTTTGGACGGCCGCGAAGGTTTGAAAGCGGTTGTTGACCAGATAGCCGAGGTAACAGGTTATCTTTGGCAGAAAGGTTGGGCTGAGCGTAACGGTGGTAACATTACCGTGAACGTAACCGAGTATATGGACGATGCCTGCAAGCAGATGCCTGCCATCGCCCCTGTGAAGCAGATTGGTATGACACTGCCTCAGCTTAAGGGAAAGTATTTTTATTGCAAGGGTACAGGCAAGCGTATGCGCGATCTGGCTAAGCAGCCTATGCAGAACGGTAGTATCATCCGCATCTGCGACGACTGCGCCAGCTACGAGATTATTGCCGACGAGCCCGTGGCACCCACATCGGAGCTGCCCACACACCTGGCGCTGCACAACTATCTGTTGGAGACAGGTTCTACCTACAAGGCTACCCTGCATACGCACCCCATCGAGCTGGTGGCTATGAGTCATATCCAGCGTTTCCTGAAGGGCGATGAGATGACACGCGTGCTGTGGTCGATGATTCCCGAGACACTGGCATTCGCACCACTCGGCATCGGTATCGTACCTTACGCTATGCCATCGTCGGTAGCACTGGCCGAGGCTACACTCGAGCAGATTAAGACCCACGACGTGGTGCTGTGGGAGAAGCATGGCACCGTGGCTGTTGGTACCGATATCATGGATGCCTTCGACCAGACCGACGTGCTCTGTAAGGCAGCCAACATCTATATGTGTGCCAAGTCGATGGGTTCGGAGCCCGATGGCATGACCGACGCACAGATGAAGGAAGTGCAGGACGCATTCAATCTGCCCAAGAAGCGCCCCTGCTAA
- a CDS encoding MFS transporter — MAKSSSLKSTLAVSLNNYLDAGAIVAGASGVTLWQNYLGLSEMHLGWLNALSANALGAAIGAIIGGFLADKFGRKFIFTYNLLVYMTGVLIIMLSMNFPMLLAGFLVTGISVGIGVPASWTYISESSEVNNRGRNICISQMSWGVGPMCILLFGMLFAPGGYLYGPVEAIAHDIIGADAAQAAVEVFSSRVVFATLFVVAFIAWNLQRQLEESAEFTANKEKDQSSIVDNIKLLFTNKIAVKTVAFLAAIYLTWNLVASVMGFFMPHIYETAGGLSNEAANMLSCISWVFVVVTTFIISFMVDKVAHRFFYVFGLAAALTAWILIIGGGVSTIAGIWVFTILWGVNNGSSVQVFYALWGSELFPAKFRAGAQGLMFFIVRGLSAVWGLVFTFIYGNNGEGFTLAAYCMVALLLASLVVGLIGMPNTRGKSLEQITKERYGETV, encoded by the coding sequence ATGGCTAAGTCGAGTTCGCTGAAGAGCACGCTGGCCGTGTCTCTCAATAACTACCTGGATGCAGGCGCCATCGTTGCTGGTGCCAGTGGCGTAACGCTGTGGCAGAACTACTTGGGTTTGAGCGAGATGCACTTAGGTTGGCTGAACGCACTCAGTGCCAATGCGCTGGGTGCCGCCATCGGTGCTATCATCGGTGGTTTCCTGGCCGATAAGTTCGGTCGTAAGTTCATCTTTACCTACAACCTGCTGGTGTATATGACGGGTGTGCTCATCATCATGCTGTCGATGAACTTCCCCATGCTGCTGGCTGGATTCCTGGTAACAGGTATCTCGGTAGGTATCGGTGTGCCCGCCTCGTGGACCTATATCTCTGAGAGTTCGGAGGTGAACAACCGCGGTCGTAACATCTGTATCTCGCAGATGTCGTGGGGCGTAGGTCCGATGTGCATCCTGCTGTTCGGTATGCTGTTTGCGCCGGGCGGTTATCTGTACGGTCCGGTCGAGGCTATCGCCCACGATATCATCGGTGCCGATGCGGCTCAGGCTGCTGTCGAGGTATTCTCTTCGCGTGTAGTGTTCGCTACCCTGTTTGTGGTGGCTTTCATTGCCTGGAACCTGCAGCGCCAGCTGGAGGAGAGCGCCGAGTTTACCGCCAACAAGGAGAAGGACCAGAGCAGTATAGTAGATAACATCAAGCTGCTTTTTACCAATAAGATTGCTGTGAAGACAGTGGCTTTCCTGGCAGCCATCTACCTTACCTGGAACCTGGTGGCCAGTGTGATGGGATTCTTTATGCCACACATTTACGAGACCGCTGGCGGACTGAGCAACGAGGCAGCCAACATGCTGAGTTGCATTAGTTGGGTGTTTGTAGTGGTAACCACGTTTATCATCTCGTTTATGGTTGATAAGGTGGCACACCGCTTCTTCTATGTGTTCGGTTTGGCAGCAGCGCTCACCGCGTGGATTCTTATCATCGGTGGTGGCGTGTCAACCATCGCAGGTATCTGGGTGTTCACCATCCTGTGGGGTGTTAACAACGGTAGCTCGGTACAGGTGTTCTACGCCTTGTGGGGCTCGGAGCTGTTCCCTGCCAAGTTCCGTGCCGGTGCGCAGGGACTGATGTTCTTCATCGTTCGTGGCCTGTCGGCTGTATGGGGACTGGTGTTCACCTTTATCTATGGCAACAATGGCGAGGGCTTTACACTGGCTGCCTACTGCATGGTGGCCCTGCTGCTGGCATCGCTCGTGGTTGGTCTTATCGGTATGCCTAACACCCGTGGTAAATCATTGGAACAAATAACAAAAGAAAGATATGGAGAAACAGTTTAA
- a CDS encoding rhamnulokinase, which yields MNNQKYFFSVDLGATSGRTIIGRINDNKFELEEVTRFPNNLIVQGGHYYWDIYALYFEIIKGLKEVARRGLDIVSIGIDTWGVDFVMIGEDNAILRNPRAYRDPITFEAMDDYLQNVVTKKEVYDVTGIQFMFFNSLFQLYAMRKENNSALKHAKQILFVPDALSWMLTGEAVCEYTIASTSQLLDPRTKQLDERLLASVGLDRGKFGKMVMPGTRIGVLTDEVQQLTGLGAVPVIAVAGHDTGSAVAAVPAKNEQFAYLSSGTWSLMGIETKDAIINDLSYDRNFTNEGGVEGTTRFLKNICGMWLYERCRLEWPDEVRKLSHPELQGSAMQVEPFRSIINPDDQLFASPKSMIGAIQQYCRDTHQPVPETPAEICRCIFDSLALRYKQVFQWLQEFAPFELKTLHVIGGGSLNKYLNQFTANATGATVLAGPQEGTAIGNIMLQAQAAGLVNDIWEMRRIIANSLDLVKYEPTDQTAWDEAYETYLNITNNK from the coding sequence ATGAATAATCAAAAATACTTTTTTTCGGTAGACCTTGGTGCTACCAGCGGTCGAACCATCATCGGCCGTATCAACGATAACAAATTCGAACTGGAAGAGGTGACCCGCTTTCCCAATAACCTGATTGTGCAGGGCGGTCATTACTACTGGGATATCTACGCCCTGTATTTCGAGATTATCAAGGGCCTGAAAGAGGTGGCACGCCGCGGACTGGATATCGTGAGCATCGGTATCGATACCTGGGGTGTGGACTTTGTGATGATAGGCGAGGACAACGCCATCCTGCGTAATCCGCGTGCCTACCGCGATCCCATCACCTTCGAGGCGATGGACGATTATCTGCAGAACGTCGTTACAAAGAAAGAGGTGTATGATGTAACAGGCATACAGTTTATGTTCTTTAACTCGCTGTTCCAGCTCTACGCCATGCGCAAGGAGAATAACAGCGCGCTGAAGCACGCCAAGCAGATACTGTTTGTGCCCGATGCACTGAGTTGGATGCTGACGGGCGAGGCCGTGTGCGAATATACCATCGCATCTACCTCGCAGTTGCTCGACCCACGTACCAAGCAGCTCGACGAGCGCCTTCTGGCATCGGTAGGATTAGACCGCGGTAAGTTTGGCAAGATGGTGATGCCTGGCACCCGGATTGGTGTGCTGACCGACGAGGTGCAGCAGCTGACCGGACTGGGCGCTGTGCCCGTGATAGCTGTGGCTGGTCATGACACCGGTTCGGCTGTGGCAGCCGTGCCTGCCAAGAACGAGCAGTTTGCCTATCTGAGTAGCGGTACCTGGAGCCTGATGGGTATCGAGACCAAGGATGCCATCATCAACGACCTCTCGTACGATCGCAACTTTACCAACGAGGGTGGCGTAGAGGGTACCACCCGTTTCCTGAAGAATATCTGTGGTATGTGGCTGTACGAGCGCTGCCGACTGGAGTGGCCCGACGAGGTGCGCAAGTTGTCGCATCCCGAGCTGCAGGGTTCGGCCATGCAGGTTGAGCCATTCCGCTCAATTATCAACCCCGACGACCAGCTGTTTGCATCGCCCAAATCCATGATTGGTGCCATCCAGCAGTACTGTCGCGACACCCATCAGCCTGTGCCCGAAACACCGGCCGAAATCTGTCGTTGTATCTTCGACTCGCTGGCTCTGCGCTACAAACAGGTGTTCCAGTGGCTGCAGGAGTTTGCTCCATTCGAATTAAAGACACTGCACGTGATTGGTGGTGGCAGTTTGAACAAGTATCTGAACCAGTTTACCGCCAACGCCACCGGTGCAACCGTACTGGCCGGTCCACAAGAGGGTACCGCCATCGGCAACATCATGCTGCAGGCCCAGGCTGCCGGACTGGTAAATGATATCTGGGAGATGCGCCGCATCATTGCCAACAGTCTTGATCTGGTGAAGTACGAACCCACCGACCAGACTGCTTGGGATGAGGCTTATGAGACATATCTGAACATAACTAATAATAAATAG